The genomic DNA CGCCGACGCGACGACGACGATGATGAGCGCGACGACGAGCTTCGGCAGGAACGCGATGACGCCGGACAGCAGGTCGCTGATCGGATTCTGGCCGAATACGCCGAACGCCAGCTGCAGGACGAACAACAGCAACGCGTAGTAGACGAGCTTGGAGACGATCGTGCTCGCGTCGTAGTCGCTGCGCGCGAGGGCCTTCCGAACGCCACCGCGTTCCACTGCGCGGTCGAAGCCCACGCGTTCGAGGATCTTGTCGACGGCCTTCGCCAGCAGCTTGGCGACGATGATGCCGATGACGAGTATCAGGATGAAGGCGGCCAGTTTCGGCGCGAACGTCGCGACCGACCTCCACATGTCCTTCAGTGCATCTTCCACGGGTACAGCCTTTCGTCTTGGTGCGACGGCGCCCCCGCGGCCGGCAATTCGAAATGACGCAGCCGTGAATTCCCGCGTGGTCTCGGCGCAAACGTCGGCGCCGAGGCTGTGTGCATTCGCAAGGAGCGCTTGTGCTCGCTGGGAGGCGGGCGTACCGTCGTATATACCCCCCAGGGGTATACGAACGGGAAGGGAGTCGAGCACCGTGACCACTCCGTCGCATCACGACCAGCACACGCAACACGAGCACCACCACATGGGCGGCAGCACCAATGCCATGGCGCTCAGCGCGACGTTGCACTGCCTCACCGGCTGCGCCATCGGCGAGATCGTCGGCCTCCTGATCGGAACGGCGCTCGGCTTGAGCAACGTGGCGACGATCGCGCTGGCCGTCGCCCTGGCGTTCTCGTTCGGCTACGCGCTGTCGACGCTGCCACTCCTCAAGGCGGGCCTGGCGGTTGGCGCGGCGCTGCGCGTGGTGCTGGCCGCCGACACGCTGTCCATCCTCACCATGGAGGTCGTCGACAACTCCGTCATGGCGCTGATCCCGGGCGCGATGAACGCCGGTCTGGTCAACGTCGTGTTCTGGGTGGGCATGGCGATCGCGCTGACGGCAGCATTCTTCGCCGCCTACCCGGTGAATCGCTACCTACTGCAGCGCGGCAAGGGGCATGCGCTCACCCACGAGTACCACCATTCCGGCGGCACCGCGACGGGAGCGCGGCGCTTCATCCCGTCGCTGAGCACCGGCGCTGTCGTCGCCGCGATCGCCGCGTTCATGCTGGGCGGGTTGGTGGTCGCGATCGCCGACGAACTCGGTGCTGCCGACCGGGCCGCGCACGCGCTGGTGTCGCCGCAGAGTTGACGGCCCGGGCCTCAGGTCGCCGCCGAGTACCTGCTGACGCAGTAGTGCAGGAGGACGGTCGCGTGCGGCGCCACCTCGTGCAGCGGGGCGGCGTCCTCGCAATAGAGTTCCAAGAGGTGGCCGCGCGAGGCCGACCTGGCGCCCACGACGAGCACGGCTCGTTGGCCGAGTTCTCGTAGCAGGGCGACCTCCGCGGGGTCCGCGTTCTCGTCGTCGACATCGGCGACGAAGAACGTGCCGTTCTCGAGGGCACGCACGGTCGCCGGGTAACGAGCAAGCAAATACACCGTGTCGTCGAATGAGTGCACCATCCGCAGTGGGCAGCCGCTGTCGCGGCGGCTGAGCATGCCGCGCTCCAACAGGAGCGCGTGGCCGTCGTCGGTGGTAATGGACGTCGCCCAGCCCGAGGCGTTGGCGACGCGACTCAGTTCGGCGGTCAATAGGTCCAGCGCGTCGGAGAGTGTGGCCTCGGGCCGCTGCGACAGGCTCGCGACCACGCGCGGAACGAGTTGGTCCAAAGCACGTCTACCGTGCGCGGCCCGGGGGGTAGGCCAGGACGTGCCGCCCGCGCCGGACTGGGTGTGCAGGCGCATCCGCCCCGGACCTTCTCGCTTGGCAGCCATGAGTGCGGCATCGGCTGCGGCGATCAGCTCGTGGGCGGACGTCAGCTGCATGTCACGCGAAGCCACACCCCAGCACAACGACACCGATGCGCCGGTCTCGGTCGTCAGCTCCTGAGCCGCTTCCCTGGCCAGGCGTTCGGCGTCGGCCAGCGTGCGCCTCGGAAGCAAGACGCAGAACTCGTCGCCGCCCATCCTGACGACCAGGGCATCCGGCACGGCGGAGCTCACGGTGCTCATGACGTCCGCGACATCGCGCAAGAGCTTGTCGCCCGCGGGGTGACCGTGGCGGTCGTTGACGATCTTCAGACCGTCGAGGTCGCCAATCAATAGCGTGACCGGTACATCGGCCGCGTAATAGTCGTGCAGACGGTCATCGAGGGCGCGTCGGTTCGCCAACCCGGTCAGCGGATCCTCGTACGCGTACTGCGACATCTCGCCGAAGATCTCCGCAGTGCGGATCGCCGCCGACACGGTGGACCCGATCATGCTCAGCAGTTCGACGTCGGGGGGCCCGAATCGCCGTCCGTCGGTTCCGGTCGCCCACAGTTCGCCCCACATCGACCCGTCGCACATGATGGGTACGGCCAGTTCGCTCTCCTTGCCCAACGACCGGACCAGGGCCAGTGCGGCCGAATCGGCGGCGTGGTCGTCGATGGAACTCACGTAGGGCCTGCCGTGTCGCAGCAGGTCCGTGACCAACCGGTAATCGGCCAACCGGTAGCTCTCGTCCTTCGGCCAACGTTGTTCACCCGGGCCGAGATCGCCGACGTTGATCAACGTGCGGAGCACTCCCGATTCACGTTCCCAACGGCTGATCGAGAACGAAGCGGCTCCGAGCGCCACCAGGCTCTCCTCGGCGATCGCCTCGAGGGCGGCTTCGAGCCGCCGTGCTCCCATGATCGCCCGGGACATGCGAAGCAGCATCCGCAGCGTCGACTCATCCGCGTCATTCGGTCCAAGGGCAGGCTCTGCCGTCATTGCGTTCACCCCCGTAAACCCGTGGTTCCGAAGATTACGCCCGTGACGTGCCAGGTCGGCGCAGAACGACTCAGGTAGCAACAAGCCTTCGCTTCGTGGCCCAACCGACGCCGAGACGAGGGGACGAGCCTACGTGCGGGCCGCCGCCTTCGCTCTACCGATCGCCGGCACGCCCGCCAGCAGGCCGCGCTGCGGCACGCCCATGATGGGCTCCGCGGCTGCGCCGAGTTCGGCGAGCACGTCGTTGGCCGCGAGGGTGCCAGACATCGACGAGCGCTCCATCAGCCCTGAGAGATAGGGCAGTTCGACGAAGTCCCCGGCGAGGCGCAACCCGCGGGCGTCAGTCCGCACGCCCGGACGCGTCCCGGCCGATCCCGGCGGGAACGCGGGGGCCGTCGCCTCGAGGCGGTCGTGGCGGTGCAGCACCGTGGCTCCGGTGATCTCGGGCCACAGGACTGCCAACTCGTCGAACATCGCCTTCGCCGCTGTGTCGGCATCGCCGAGACTGCAGGAGTAGGAATGCAACTCGATCACCGAACCGCCGGTGGCGCGGGCCCACTGCTCGCTCGGCTCCTCCAGGCGTGAGTAGATGGCGATCGAATCGAGGTTCGGCTGGCCGCTGACCGCGCTGAACGGGGCCCGCTCGGGTGCGACGTCCCGGTCCAACCAGTACCGGCTCACCGCGAACGGCGGTGCCACGCGCAGACTCTCGCAGCGCTGGGCCAGCAGCGGCGCTGCCGCGGCGGTCTCCGGCGACGCGGCGATCAGCGAGCGCAGGGCCCCTGGATCGAGCGCGACGATCAGGTGCCGGGTGGACAGTCGGCCCGCGCTCGTGTCGACGTCCCAGCCCGACGCACTCGGCGCGACCGACGTGACGCGGGTGCCGGTCCGGACGTCACCGCCGTGGCGAATCAGGTGATCCCGCAACGGGTTCCAGATCGCCGTCGCGTGGTCGGTCGACGGCACGTCGAAGCCGATGCCCTCGGGGTTGCCGAGGAAGTAGTAGTGGAACATCGCCACCAGTTCCGCGGCCGACAGCTGACCCTGGTTGCAGAAGAAGGACCTGGCGAACGCCTCGAACAGCATGGTGCGGGTGCGTGCGCTCATGCCGAGGCCGTCGAGGAAGGTGGCGGCGTCGACGTCGTCGAGTTCGGCCGTCGTCGTGGCGCGGTCGTAGGCGAGCAGGGCGCGCCCCGAATCAGGGTTGGCGTTGACGAAGTCGTGTCGCGACAGGCTCTTCGACCGCAGCGCCAGCGCAAGAAGATTCAGCGGCGGTGCGGCGGGGAGGCCCGACAAGTCCTCCGGCGGCCAGTCCGCCGAGATC from Mycolicibacterium arabiense includes the following:
- a CDS encoding FAD-dependent oxidoreductase, which codes for MSDPMTSRAAPFRMRPRRLVTPDPMLPHDVPPGSEAVIVGGGIAGVSAAVVLAERGVRVTVLEAADHLGGRLGAWPERLPDGTEQNIEHGFHAFFRHYYTWRSILRRADPDLSFLAPVKSYPVISADWPPEDLSGLPAAPPLNLLALALRSKSLSRHDFVNANPDSGRALLAYDRATTTAELDDVDAATFLDGLGMSARTRTMLFEAFARSFFCNQGQLSAAELVAMFHYYFLGNPEGIGFDVPSTDHATAIWNPLRDHLIRHGGDVRTGTRVTSVAPSASGWDVDTSAGRLSTRHLIVALDPGALRSLIAASPETAAAAPLLAQRCESLRVAPPFAVSRYWLDRDVAPERAPFSAVSGQPNLDSIAIYSRLEEPSEQWARATGGSVIELHSYSCSLGDADTAAKAMFDELAVLWPEITGATVLHRHDRLEATAPAFPPGSAGTRPGVRTDARGLRLAGDFVELPYLSGLMERSSMSGTLAANDVLAELGAAAEPIMGVPQRGLLAGVPAIGRAKAAART
- a CDS encoding DUF4396 domain-containing protein, whose product is MTTPSHHDQHTQHEHHHMGGSTNAMALSATLHCLTGCAIGEIVGLLIGTALGLSNVATIALAVALAFSFGYALSTLPLLKAGLAVGAALRVVLAADTLSILTMEVVDNSVMALIPGAMNAGLVNVVFWVGMAIALTAAFFAAYPVNRYLLQRGKGHALTHEYHHSGGTATGARRFIPSLSTGAVVAAIAAFMLGGLVVAIADELGAADRAAHALVSPQS
- a CDS encoding GGDEF domain-containing protein → MTAEPALGPNDADESTLRMLLRMSRAIMGARRLEAALEAIAEESLVALGAASFSISRWERESGVLRTLINVGDLGPGEQRWPKDESYRLADYRLVTDLLRHGRPYVSSIDDHAADSAALALVRSLGKESELAVPIMCDGSMWGELWATGTDGRRFGPPDVELLSMIGSTVSAAIRTAEIFGEMSQYAYEDPLTGLANRRALDDRLHDYYAADVPVTLLIGDLDGLKIVNDRHGHPAGDKLLRDVADVMSTVSSAVPDALVVRMGGDEFCVLLPRRTLADAERLAREAAQELTTETGASVSLCWGVASRDMQLTSAHELIAAADAALMAAKREGPGRMRLHTQSGAGGTSWPTPRAAHGRRALDQLVPRVVASLSQRPEATLSDALDLLTAELSRVANASGWATSITTDDGHALLLERGMLSRRDSGCPLRMVHSFDDTVYLLARYPATVRALENGTFFVADVDDENADPAEVALLRELGQRAVLVVGARSASRGHLLELYCEDAAPLHEVAPHATVLLHYCVSRYSAAT